The following proteins are co-located in the Cupriavidus pauculus genome:
- a CDS encoding ABC transporter ATP-binding protein: protein MVAGTVQPTADRAARGARIDIRAVSHAFGDGDQALPVLDGVNLAVAPGEFVALLGPSGCGKSTLLRLVAGLDQPSQGQILQDDAPIDRPDPSRIVVFQDPTLYPWRRVRDNVALGLQARGLLRREGHRVDAALKRVGLEAFARAFPHQLSGGMAQRVALARALVNDPRLLVLDEPLGKLDSLTRLAMQGDLVELWQRAGFSALLVTHDVEEALFLAQRVIVFSQRPARITAEIRVDLPYPRHRGDTRLAELRHEALRHLGLDASW from the coding sequence ATGGTAGCCGGCACTGTGCAACCCACCGCCGACCGCGCCGCGCGCGGCGCCCGCATCGACATCCGCGCCGTCAGCCACGCGTTTGGCGACGGCGACCAGGCGCTGCCCGTGCTCGACGGCGTGAACCTGGCCGTGGCGCCGGGCGAATTCGTCGCGCTGCTGGGGCCCAGCGGCTGCGGCAAGTCCACGCTGCTGCGGCTGGTGGCCGGGCTCGATCAGCCGTCGCAGGGCCAGATCCTGCAGGACGACGCGCCGATCGACCGGCCCGACCCGTCGCGCATCGTCGTGTTCCAGGACCCGACGCTGTACCCGTGGCGCCGCGTGCGCGACAACGTGGCGCTGGGCCTGCAGGCGCGCGGCCTGCTGCGCCGCGAGGGCCATCGCGTGGATGCGGCGTTGAAGCGCGTGGGGCTGGAGGCGTTTGCGCGGGCGTTTCCGCACCAGTTGTCGGGCGGCATGGCCCAGCGCGTGGCCCTGGCGCGCGCGCTGGTCAACGATCCGCGCCTGCTGGTGCTGGACGAACCGCTGGGCAAGCTCGATTCGCTGACCCGGCTGGCGATGCAGGGCGACCTCGTGGAACTCTGGCAGCGCGCCGGCTTCTCGGCGCTGCTGGTCACGCACGATGTGGAGGAGGCGCTGTTCCTGGCCCAGCGCGTGATCGTCTTCAGCCAGCGGCCCGCGCGCATCACCGCCGAGATCCGCGTCGACCTGCCCTACCCGCGCCATCGCGGCGACACGCGGCTGGCCGAACTGCGCCACGAGGCGCTGCGCCACCTGGGTCTCGATGCAAGCTGGTAA
- a CDS encoding ABC transporter permease, whose translation MATSSQTLDAPLLHGGATRPAARVWPAGIVAALAWGAFGLVTLRWPNKVAGFSDWAYTEELGIAVLVAAAGLLAVALAGGYLRPLRRADPALRQAGPWLVALPLGLAAWEILTAKTATLPTPFFAPPQALIEVYVDDWRRLGDSVLNTVKLLGFGVAYGGVAGFLIGVSIGWSRRIGYWVHPVLRVLGPLPSTALLPLTFYFFPSSYAAAVFLIALATAFPVAVLTWSGVAGVNKSYYDVARTMGASEWFLVLRVAIPAALPQVFVGLFMGLGASFSVLVTAEMMGVKSGLGWYLTWAQGWASYVNMYAALIVMALLFSGVITLLFAVRDRALSWQKGTVKW comes from the coding sequence ATGGCAACGTCGTCGCAAACGCTCGACGCCCCGCTGCTGCACGGCGGGGCCACGCGCCCGGCCGCCAGGGTCTGGCCGGCCGGCATCGTCGCCGCGCTGGCCTGGGGCGCCTTTGGCCTGGTCACGCTGCGCTGGCCCAACAAGGTGGCCGGCTTCAGCGACTGGGCCTATACCGAGGAACTGGGCATCGCGGTGCTGGTGGCCGCCGCCGGGCTGCTGGCCGTGGCGCTGGCCGGCGGCTACCTGCGCCCGCTGCGGCGCGCAGACCCGGCGCTGCGCCAGGCCGGCCCGTGGCTGGTGGCGCTGCCGCTGGGGCTGGCCGCCTGGGAAATCCTGACCGCCAAGACCGCAACGCTGCCCACCCCGTTCTTTGCGCCGCCGCAGGCGCTGATCGAGGTCTACGTCGACGACTGGCGGCGGCTGGGCGACAGCGTGCTGAACACGGTGAAGCTGCTGGGCTTTGGCGTGGCCTACGGCGGCGTGGCCGGCTTTCTGATCGGGGTGTCGATCGGCTGGTCGCGGCGCATCGGCTACTGGGTGCATCCGGTGCTGCGGGTGCTGGGGCCGCTGCCGTCGACGGCGCTGCTGCCGCTGACGTTCTACTTCTTCCCGTCCAGCTACGCGGCGGCGGTGTTCCTGATCGCGCTGGCCACGGCCTTTCCGGTGGCCGTGCTGACGTGGTCCGGCGTGGCCGGCGTCAATAAGAGCTACTACGACGTGGCGCGCACGATGGGCGCCTCCGAATGGTTCCTGGTGCTGCGCGTGGCCATTCCGGCCGCGCTGCCGCAGGTGTTCGTCGGCCTGTTCATGGGGCTGGGCGCATCGTTCTCGGTGCTGGTCACGGCCGAGATGATGGGCGTGAAATCCGGGCTCGGCTGGTACCTGACCTGGGCCCAGGGCTGGGCGTCGTACGTCAACATGTATGCGGCGCTGATCGTGATGGCGCTGCTGTTCTCGGGCGTCATCACGCTGCTGTTCGCGGTGCGCGACCGCGCGCTGTCCTGGCAGAAAGGAACCGTCAAATGGTAG
- a CDS encoding acyl-CoA dehydrogenase family protein encodes MSASSLHRLPTPAARLDDVLADLSARFAARAAHHDETGAFPHEHFAQLHASGLVSHVVPAAHGGGGAGLAEARRVIAAVAGGDAATALVLTMTYLQHRAIGRADSRWPDAVREQVFRSAVASGALINSLRVEPELGSPSRGGLPATVAMRVGDRWRLSGHKLYTTGIPALQWLAVWARTHEPEPRVGLFLVPKPAADTPGIRVIESWHHMGLRASGSHEVVFEDVWIPLENAVDIRPPAAWAPTSGSQADFDASADQQAWMVTLLGSLYDAVARAGVDWVRQFVSERVPSGLGQPLATLARVQEAVGEMAALLRTNRVLLDDLAAQADAGTPPSPADSGLVKYTVTSNAIRAVELALQLSGNHGLSRHNPLERHYRDVLCSRIHTPQNDAILTAAGRAALGR; translated from the coding sequence ATGTCCGCGTCATCGCTGCATCGCCTGCCCACTCCCGCCGCCCGCCTGGACGACGTGCTGGCCGACCTGTCCGCGCGCTTTGCCGCCCGCGCCGCCCATCACGACGAGACCGGCGCCTTTCCGCACGAGCACTTCGCCCAGTTGCACGCCAGCGGACTGGTGTCGCACGTGGTGCCGGCCGCGCACGGTGGCGGCGGGGCCGGGCTGGCCGAGGCGCGGCGCGTGATTGCGGCGGTGGCCGGCGGCGATGCCGCCACGGCGCTGGTGCTGACGATGACCTACCTGCAGCATCGCGCCATCGGCCGGGCTGATTCGCGCTGGCCAGACGCCGTGCGCGAGCAGGTGTTCCGCAGCGCGGTGGCGTCGGGCGCGCTGATCAATTCGCTGCGCGTGGAGCCGGAACTGGGCTCGCCGTCGCGCGGCGGGCTGCCGGCCACGGTGGCGATGCGCGTGGGCGACCGCTGGCGGCTCAGCGGCCACAAGCTCTACACCACCGGCATCCCGGCGCTGCAATGGCTGGCCGTCTGGGCCCGCACGCACGAGCCGGAGCCGCGCGTCGGCTTATTCCTCGTGCCGAAGCCGGCTGCCGACACGCCCGGCATCCGCGTGATCGAAAGCTGGCACCACATGGGGCTGCGCGCGTCGGGCAGCCACGAGGTGGTGTTCGAGGACGTCTGGATCCCGCTGGAAAACGCGGTCGATATCCGGCCGCCCGCGGCCTGGGCGCCCACGTCGGGCAGCCAGGCCGATTTCGATGCCAGCGCGGACCAGCAGGCGTGGATGGTGACGCTGCTGGGCAGCCTGTACGACGCCGTGGCGCGCGCCGGCGTGGACTGGGTGCGCCAGTTCGTCAGCGAGCGTGTTCCGAGCGGGCTGGGCCAGCCGCTGGCCACGCTGGCGCGCGTGCAGGAAGCGGTGGGCGAGATGGCCGCGCTGCTGCGCACCAACCGCGTGTTGCTGGACGACCTGGCGGCGCAGGCCGACGCGGGCACGCCGCCGTCGCCGGCCGACAGCGGGCTGGTCAAGTACACGGTCACGTCCAACGCGATCCGCGCGGTGGAACTGGCGCTGCAGCTATCGGGCAACCACGGCCTGAGCCGGCACAACCCGCTGGAACGCCACTATCGCGACGTGCTTTGCAGCCGCATCCACACGCCGCAGAACGACGCCATCCTGACCGCCGCCGGCCGCGCCGCGCTGGGCCGCTGA